One Corythoichthys intestinalis isolate RoL2023-P3 chromosome 9, ASM3026506v1, whole genome shotgun sequence DNA window includes the following coding sequences:
- the emc3 gene encoding ER membrane protein complex subunit 3, whose amino-acid sequence MAEPELLLDSNIRLWVVLPIVFITFLVGVIRHYVSILLQSDKKLTLEQVSDSQVLIRSRILRENGKYIPKQSFLMRKFYFNNQEDGFFKKTKRKVVPPSPMTDPSMLTDMMKGNVTNVLPMILIGGWINWTFSGFVTTKVPFPLTLRFKPMLQQGIELLSLDASWVSSASWYFLNVFGLRSMYSLILGQDNGADQSRIMQEQMSGAAMAMPADTNKAFKAEWEALELTDHQWALESVEEDLMSMELDFDGMFSKELPTGIF is encoded by the exons ATGGCTGAGCCAGAGCTCCTGCTGGACTCCAACATCCGATTGTGGGTGGTGTTGCCCATTGTCTTCATCACCTTTCTTGTCGGCGTCATACGTCACTATGTGTCCATTCTACTACAAAGTGACAAGAAGTTGACTTTAGAGCAGGTGTCAGACAG CCAAGTCCTCATTCGGAGCAGAATCCTCAGAGAAAATGGAAAATACATTCCCAAACAA TCATTCTTAATGAGGAAGTTCTACTTCAATAATCAAGAAGATGGATTCTTcaagaaaacaaaaaggaaGGTTGTTCCGCCCTCACCAATGACtg ATCCCAGCATGCTGACAGACATGATGAAAGGAAACGTGACCAACGTGCTTCCCATGATCCTTATCGGAGGATGGATCAATTGGACCTTTTCAGGATTTGTAACAA CTAAGGTCCCCTTCCCTCTTACACTGCGATTCAAGCCCATGCTGCAACAAGGAATAGAGCTGCTGTCACTAGATGCTTCCTG GGTGAGCTCAGCATCGTGGTACTTCCTGAATGTCTTTGGACTGCGAAGCATGTACTCATTAATCCTTGGCCAGGACAATG GTGCAGATCAGTCAAGGATCATGCAGGAGCAGATGAGTGGGGCTGCCATGGCCATGCCTGCAGACACAAATAAAGCCTTCAAG GCGGAGTGGGAGGCCCTCGAACTGACTGACCATCAGTGGGCGCTGGAGAGTGTGGAAGAGGATCTTATGAGTATGGAGCTGGACTTTGATGGAATGTTTAGCAAGGAACTGCCCACTGGTATCTTCTGA